One part of the Thermococcus litoralis DSM 5473 genome encodes these proteins:
- the nuoI gene encoding NADH-quinone oxidoreductase subunit NuoI: MESAKQIEFKVAPEEKVKKKPSFLKPWLGLKYLFKKPVTIKIPYEQTQIAEKYRGFHTLNWKTCIGCNMCGQICPARAIEMTWIEGEKRPHPKVDYGRCTFCQFCVDVCPTNALGYVENYILTTEWKEEELELFDWVPLPEEKVRKFKDYRHPLAKIEHLEEGKVRYILRDGEVVEFRILGYGIKPPAKPQVVEKKEAKEEKKAD; encoded by the coding sequence ATGGAGAGCGCAAAGCAGATTGAATTTAAAGTTGCCCCGGAGGAGAAAGTCAAGAAGAAACCTTCATTCCTCAAGCCATGGCTTGGGCTTAAGTACCTCTTCAAAAAGCCCGTCACCATTAAGATCCCCTATGAACAAACGCAAATAGCCGAGAAGTATAGGGGGTTCCACACGCTTAACTGGAAAACGTGCATAGGCTGTAATATGTGCGGCCAGATATGTCCTGCGAGGGCAATAGAGATGACTTGGATAGAGGGGGAAAAGAGACCCCATCCTAAAGTAGACTACGGACGCTGTACTTTCTGCCAGTTCTGTGTTGATGTGTGTCCAACAAATGCCCTAGGCTATGTGGAAAACTACATCCTCACAACCGAGTGGAAAGAGGAAGAGCTCGAGCTCTTTGACTGGGTTCCACTTCCAGAGGAGAAGGTAAGGAAGTTCAAAGACTACAGGCACCCCCTAGCTAAGATAGAGCACCTCGAGGAGGGTAAAGTTAGATACATCTTGAGAGATGGTGAGGTTGTAGAGTTCAGGATTCTCGGCTATGGCATCAAACCACCGGCAAAGCCTCAAGTTGTGGAGAAGAAAGAAGCTAAAGAAGAAAAGAAAGCCGACTGA
- a CDS encoding N-glycosylase/DNA lyase — MVGKLKVEALKSILKELGIECARTIEEKVDLQFSALENLYKNLNDDELFLKLVIANSIVSYQLSAKGEKWWWEFSRYFSKNPPKGIVAAYSEFLPNSKTNRRLIQPKLNRLKKLEPFLSSLTMEDLRDYYHNMLRFRDHLARVMNSKEDAKTIVFAVKMFGYASRIAFKEFIPYPMEIDIPKDFRIENYTKRFTSEEPVKFWRKISREVGVPPLHIDSILWPVLGGDRRVIGRLKKHCEKSELVLQLVSL, encoded by the coding sequence TTGGTGGGAAAATTGAAAGTTGAAGCCCTCAAGAGCATTCTTAAAGAACTCGGTATTGAATGCGCTAGAACCATCGAGGAGAAGGTTGACCTGCAGTTTTCAGCTTTGGAGAACCTTTACAAAAACCTTAATGATGATGAGCTCTTTCTCAAGCTTGTGATAGCCAATTCAATAGTTAGCTATCAGCTTTCTGCTAAAGGAGAAAAGTGGTGGTGGGAGTTCTCGAGATACTTCTCAAAAAACCCTCCAAAAGGCATCGTAGCGGCTTACTCCGAGTTTTTGCCAAACTCAAAAACCAACAGGAGATTAATCCAGCCGAAGTTAAATCGTCTTAAAAAGCTGGAGCCTTTTTTAAGCTCCCTAACGATGGAGGATTTAAGGGATTACTATCACAATATGCTGAGATTTCGGGATCATTTGGCAAGGGTCATGAATTCAAAGGAAGATGCAAAAACCATTGTTTTTGCTGTAAAAATGTTCGGCTATGCATCAAGGATAGCTTTCAAAGAGTTCATTCCCTATCCAATGGAAATCGACATCCCAAAAGACTTCAGAATCGAAAACTACACAAAAAGATTTACATCCGAGGAGCCAGTAAAATTCTGGAGAAAAATTTCGAGGGAAGTTGGTGTGCCGCCCCTCCACATAGATTCTATCCTCTGGCCCGTACTTGGAGGAGATAGAAGGGTCATTGGGAGACTGAAAAAGCACTGTGAAAAATCCGAGCTAGTTTTACAACTTGTGTCTCTTTGA
- a CDS encoding peroxiredoxin, with the protein MEMVAIGEKFPEVEVKTTHGVIKLPDYFAEKGKWFLLFSHPADFTPVCTTEFYALQKRIDKFRELGVEPIGLSVDQVFSHIKWMEWIKENLGEEITFPVIADDRGDLADRLGMIPSGATITARAVFVVDDKGVIRAIVYYPAEVGRDWDEILRLVKALKISTEKGVALPHKWPNNELIGDKVIVPPASTVDQVKEREEAKAKGEIECYDWWFCYKKLE; encoded by the coding sequence ATGGAGATGGTAGCTATCGGTGAAAAGTTTCCAGAGGTTGAGGTAAAAACAACCCACGGGGTAATAAAGCTCCCAGACTACTTTGCAGAAAAGGGCAAGTGGTTCTTGCTTTTCAGCCACCCAGCAGATTTCACTCCCGTCTGTACTACGGAGTTCTACGCTCTACAAAAGAGAATTGATAAGTTCAGAGAACTTGGTGTTGAGCCCATAGGACTCAGCGTTGACCAAGTATTCAGCCACATCAAATGGATGGAATGGATTAAGGAGAACCTCGGTGAGGAAATAACCTTCCCAGTTATCGCTGACGACAGGGGAGACTTGGCTGATAGACTCGGCATGATACCGAGTGGTGCAACAATAACAGCCAGGGCGGTCTTTGTAGTTGATGACAAAGGCGTTATCAGGGCAATAGTCTATTACCCAGCCGAAGTTGGTAGAGATTGGGACGAGATTTTAAGGCTCGTCAAGGCTCTAAAGATAAGCACAGAAAAGGGAGTTGCTTTGCCCCACAAGTGGCCCAACAATGAGCTTATAGGTGACAAAGTCATTGTTCCACCAGCTAGCACAGTTGACCAAGTTAAAGAACGCGAAGAGGCCAAAGCCAAGGGCGAGATAGAGTGCTACGACTGGTGGTTCTGTTACAAAAAGCTTGAATGA
- a CDS encoding 2-oxoacid:acceptor oxidoreductase subunit alpha translates to MVEFKEDVSIVLGGAAGQGIQTVEEILTRVLKLSGYNVYANKEYMSRVRGGINTTEIRVSSKKVRAFVRRIDILIPFKRGVLPWVEKRLTENTVVLGEKENVEEEYLSRVNFVEVPLNEMAKEVGSPLYLNTIAAGVVVGLFHGDFEALEEYLRKRFGSKGEEVVLKNIEAARKGYELGVKLCEEGTIGIEVKRDENVKKEILLSGTEAVALGAVAGGMNFLSFYPMSPSTGVAVFSAQHAEDFEIIVEQVEDEIAAINMALGAWFAGARGMVTTSGGGFALMSEALSLAGMAENPVVIHLAQRPGPATGLPTRTMQGDLNLVLYSGHGEFPRIVLAPGSIEEAFYLTAEAFNLADKYQVPVIILTDQYFVDTYYNLPELDLSKIKVEKYIVESDEDYKRYKLTEDGISPRSIPGYGKGVVVANGNEHDEWGDITEDEELSRLMQEKRAIKKLETIRKNAMMPELVGREDAKYVIVAWGSTYHVIREALEVLNREDVAFLHFKWVYPLPEKVEGLLEGKVIIDIEQNVTAQFAELLKKEFGLEIHHKILKYDGRPFSVEEILDALKGVLE, encoded by the coding sequence ATGGTCGAGTTTAAGGAAGATGTTTCTATTGTTTTGGGTGGTGCAGCAGGTCAGGGAATTCAGACAGTTGAAGAGATCCTTACAAGAGTTTTGAAGCTTTCTGGTTATAACGTCTATGCAAACAAAGAGTACATGTCAAGAGTTAGAGGTGGAATAAACACCACCGAAATCAGAGTATCATCAAAAAAGGTAAGAGCATTTGTAAGGAGGATCGATATCTTAATCCCGTTCAAGCGTGGAGTTCTTCCTTGGGTGGAAAAGAGGCTCACAGAGAACACAGTGGTTTTGGGCGAAAAGGAAAACGTTGAGGAGGAATACCTCAGCAGAGTAAACTTTGTTGAAGTGCCCCTCAATGAAATGGCAAAAGAAGTTGGCAGTCCTCTGTATTTAAACACAATAGCAGCGGGAGTTGTGGTTGGACTCTTCCACGGAGACTTTGAGGCTCTCGAGGAATATCTGAGAAAAAGATTTGGCAGCAAAGGAGAAGAGGTTGTGTTAAAAAACATTGAAGCCGCTAGGAAAGGTTACGAGCTTGGAGTAAAGCTGTGTGAGGAGGGAACAATTGGAATTGAGGTTAAAAGAGACGAAAACGTTAAGAAAGAGATTCTTTTAAGCGGCACCGAGGCTGTAGCCTTGGGTGCAGTCGCTGGGGGAATGAACTTCTTGAGCTTTTATCCCATGAGCCCCTCCACAGGTGTTGCGGTTTTCTCTGCCCAGCATGCCGAGGACTTTGAAATAATCGTGGAGCAGGTAGAGGATGAGATAGCTGCAATAAACATGGCTCTGGGAGCATGGTTCGCCGGTGCAAGGGGAATGGTAACAACCTCGGGAGGCGGCTTTGCCTTGATGAGCGAAGCCCTAAGCTTAGCTGGAATGGCAGAAAATCCAGTGGTAATCCATCTCGCCCAAAGACCCGGTCCGGCAACGGGATTGCCCACAAGAACAATGCAAGGCGACTTGAACCTTGTTCTTTATTCTGGCCATGGTGAATTTCCAAGAATAGTTCTCGCACCAGGGAGCATTGAGGAGGCTTTTTACCTTACGGCAGAGGCTTTCAATTTAGCGGACAAATACCAAGTGCCTGTGATAATCCTAACGGATCAATACTTTGTCGATACCTATTACAACCTCCCAGAGCTTGATCTAAGCAAAATTAAGGTGGAAAAGTACATTGTGGAGAGTGATGAGGACTACAAGAGATACAAGCTCACCGAAGATGGCATCTCTCCAAGGAGCATTCCCGGATACGGAAAGGGCGTTGTGGTGGCTAACGGAAACGAACACGACGAGTGGGGAGACATAACCGAAGACGAGGAACTTTCGAGGCTGATGCAGGAGAAAAGGGCAATAAAGAAGCTTGAAACAATAAGGAAAAATGCCATGATGCCGGAACTTGTGGGGAGAGAGGACGCAAAATACGTCATTGTCGCATGGGGTTCAACCTACCATGTGATAAGAGAAGCCCTCGAAGTTCTCAACAGGGAAGACGTAGCGTTTCTGCACTTTAAGTGGGTGTATCCTCTGCCCGAGAAGGTTGAAGGTCTCTTGGAAGGCAAAGTGATAATAGACATCGAGCAAAACGTTACAGCACAGTTTGCGGAGCTTTTAAAGAAAGAGTTTGGGCTAGAGATCCATCACAAGATTTTGAAGTATGATGGGAGGCCCTTCTCCGTTGAAGAGATTCTTGATGCTCTTAAGGGGGTGTTAGAATGA
- a CDS encoding thiamine pyrophosphate-dependent enzyme, with amino-acid sequence MISPLIFEPERPGSKDIAWCPGCGNFGIRNILRSAFAELNLRPQDVVIISGIGQAAKMPHYINVNGYHTLHGRSIPIATAVKAANPSLTVIAEGGDGDMYAEGGNHLLHAIRRNPDITVLVHDNQIYGLTKGQASPTTMLGMKTPTQPWGVFEEPFNPIALAIALDASFVARTFMGYFKESVEIIKKAIQHKGLAIVDIFHPCVSFNKVNTYEWYREHTYWMKDHNPYDREEAFKRAIESDPLPLGVFYIHEKPTFEEQVPAYKRDKTPLWRRKSKLEEIGKILEAKRTF; translated from the coding sequence ATGATCTCTCCGCTTATTTTTGAACCCGAAAGACCCGGAAGCAAGGACATAGCCTGGTGTCCCGGGTGTGGGAACTTCGGTATTAGGAACATCTTGAGATCTGCTTTTGCCGAGCTCAACCTAAGGCCGCAGGATGTTGTCATAATAAGCGGAATTGGCCAAGCGGCAAAAATGCCCCACTACATAAACGTTAACGGCTATCATACCCTTCACGGTCGTTCTATTCCAATAGCCACAGCTGTTAAAGCCGCAAATCCCTCTTTGACGGTAATAGCGGAGGGTGGAGACGGAGACATGTACGCTGAGGGAGGCAACCACCTTCTCCATGCCATAAGAAGAAACCCAGACATAACGGTTTTAGTCCACGACAACCAGATTTATGGTTTGACTAAAGGCCAAGCTTCCCCCACAACAATGCTGGGGATGAAAACTCCTACTCAACCTTGGGGAGTCTTTGAAGAGCCTTTCAACCCAATAGCCTTGGCAATAGCTCTGGATGCATCTTTTGTAGCAAGGACTTTCATGGGATACTTCAAAGAGAGCGTGGAGATAATCAAAAAGGCAATCCAGCATAAAGGATTAGCCATAGTAGACATTTTCCATCCATGTGTGAGCTTCAACAAGGTGAACACCTACGAATGGTATCGCGAGCACACTTACTGGATGAAAGACCACAACCCGTACGATAGGGAGGAGGCATTTAAGAGAGCTATAGAGAGCGATCCCCTCCCGCTGGGAGTGTTCTACATCCACGAAAAGCCAACCTTTGAAGAGCAGGTTCCAGCTTATAAGAGGGACAAAACGCCGCTGTGGCGGAGGAAGTCTAAGCTTGAAGAAATTGGAAAAATTTTGGAGGCTAAGAGAACGTTTTGA
- a CDS encoding peroxiredoxin: MIGEKAPDFVLKDQNGEEFKLSDFRGKKVLLSFHPLAWTGICEKQMKALEENYEKFETLNVLPVGISVDPVPSKKAWAEHMGLKKLRILSDFWPHGKVAKLYGLFREKDGISERANVLVDEEGKIAFYKVYPIRELPNLEEIFEFLEG; the protein is encoded by the coding sequence GTGATTGGAGAAAAAGCACCGGATTTTGTGTTGAAAGACCAAAATGGGGAGGAATTTAAGCTTTCGGATTTTAGAGGGAAGAAAGTTCTCCTATCCTTCCACCCACTGGCATGGACAGGTATTTGCGAAAAGCAGATGAAAGCTTTGGAAGAAAACTACGAAAAATTTGAAACCCTAAACGTTCTCCCGGTTGGTATAAGCGTTGATCCCGTACCGAGTAAAAAGGCCTGGGCTGAACATATGGGGCTTAAGAAACTCAGGATTCTGAGCGACTTTTGGCCTCATGGCAAGGTTGCAAAGCTATATGGACTTTTTAGAGAAAAGGATGGCATTTCAGAAAGGGCAAACGTTTTGGTTGATGAAGAAGGGAAGATAGCCTTCTACAAAGTTTACCCAATAAGGGAGCTTCCCAACTTGGAGGAGATATTCGAGTTTCTGGAAGGGTGA